GGGCTAAGTTAGGCCTTGACATGAATATCAAGCCTTAAATGGGGAAGATTGTAACATCTCAGTTTAGTCCCAAATTTGATTTGGGAAGTTAATTGAGTTGGTATACAGGGATAGATGGATATACTGTCATAACTTAGGGTTAATTATTTTAAGCCACTTGATTTTAGTTCAATTTGGATATGACAATTACCCCATTGAGCTAGGACGTGACATACTCTCTTGGTTTAGTTGAATAAGTATGTATAAGTTTAGTGCTATTGATTGATGACCCAAGGGAAGATGTAATTTGCTCTATTTTCTGGCTTGGTATCCTGGTTACATGCCTTGCTCTAATATTTTGTGTATTACTTTCAGATGATGGATTTCACATATAAGTTTAGTGCTATTGATTGATGACCCAAGGGAAGATGTAATTTGCTATATTTTTTGGCTTGGTATCCTGGTTATATGCCTTACTCTAATATTGTGTATTACTTTCAGTTGATGGATTTCATATATAAGTTTAGTGCTATTGATTGATGACCCAAGGGAAGATGTAATTTGCTATATTTTTTGGCTTGGTATCCTGGTTACATGCCTTACCCTAATATTTTGTGTATTACTTTCAATTGATGGATTCCATATATAAGTTTACTGCTATTGATTGATGACCCAAGGGAAGATGCAATTTGCTATATTTTTTGGCTTGGTATCCTGGTTACATGCctaactttaatattttgttgAAGTTCTCGAGTATTACTTTCAATTGATGGATTCCATATATAAGTTTGCTGCTATTGATTAATGGCCCAAGGGAAGATGTACTTTGCTATATTTTTTTGGCTCGGTATCCTGGTTACATGCCTAATTCTAATATTTTGTTGAAGTTTTTAAGGATTACTTTCAGTTGGATTCCATGTACATTGGTACCACATCTGTTTCAACAGTTTTCTTGTGGACTTCCCTTGCCAATTGCATGAGCTTGTGGTCTTCATATCAGATTATAATTGCCTTGCTATGTTCGATCACAACTTGGCATTGCTTTTCGCTGTGATTTTTGTGGTGTTTAATTGTACAACTTTGTTATGCTGATGAAATCTTCTTGCATCAGACAACTGGAGTGTGAAGGCAATAAGGAGAAAGACAACGGGTACAGGAAGGATGAGATATCTTCGACATGTGCCTCGAAGGTTCAGGAGTAATTTTAGAGAAGGTATTTTTTGCATGTTTTATTAAATGACATACTAAACACTGATGGAGTGGTAGTTTAGAAGCAACCCAGGCTTTAAGCTTTGGCCTAATTCCCATGCTGGCTGTGCCGGAAATTGTGGGTGCAAAGTTTTCCATTGTGTGCTGCAGTAGTTGGTGTGCCACTAGAACTAAAAAGCAAAAAAAGTATGAAAAGAATGAAAGGAACTTGAGAATTATAGTTGATTGTTTTCTGGTGTAATGCTTGTTCTTTGCGCTTCCTTTTGGGTTGGCTTTTTCTTGCTATATGAAATTTACTGTAGTAGGGACTCATCATGTGGTAGCCAGCCCAAACTGTTGTTTAATTATGACTGCAATAATTGCAAGTGAAAAAACAAAATACTGGCAGATATTACAAAGTATAGCAACATGTGTATGATAATTTAGATGGACAAAATAATTGTAGCATGTGCCTTCAATCTTCCAATTTGTACAAAATGTTACTCCGAGTCATCTACTTGACCATACACATTGTAACATGTTCTGGTAGAACAGTAGCGTCTTGGCATGTTCTTACCACTGTTTCTTGTTCTTTCCAGGGACTGAAGCAACTCCAAGGAAGAAGTCTGCATCCGCTGCAGTTTGAAGGGCAGAGTGCTGTCTTTTCAGTTGGCATCATTGAAACGTGTTTTTGACCGGTTATATTGTTTCTCGCATATCTGAATTCGTGTCAGAAATCTACTGTTGAAGTGAAAGATTCTGTCCTTTCGAAAACATGCTTTGATTGGAAAACGCTGTTGTGCGAATCCACTGCAATAAGCTTCAATAACATTATTGTTCTGATACTGTACTCCTTCCCGTTGCTAGAGAGAGGGGCTACAGTCGTACCTGATATTTATTAGTATGTGAGATCATGCTGAGCTCAGCTGACTCCGATTGGTGACGTTCTGAGGTTGCGGTGTATTCCTATTGATAGGTGAGATCATGCTGAGCTCAGCTGAATCCGATTGGTGACGTTGTTCTGAGGTTGCGGTGTATTCCAATTGATATGTGAGATCATGCTGAGCTCAGCTGAATCCGATTGGTGACGTTGTTCTGAGGTTGCAGTATATTCCTATTGATAGCAACCGATACCCATTGTTGCAAATGCTCTGCATACAACGCCACTCATGATAAGTGCAATGCAACTGTCAATGTTGACACATTCGTCGATTCCGTTGAAGAAAGAATAAGGATCGTATGTCAATGGTATCACTGTCGGCACTGAAAAGAAAACATTGCTAGGATATGGAGCTTGCTTGTTGTTGGAGAAGTTTATATTTCATTATGCCTTTTAACTTGAATCGGTATTTAGATGAACTACTCGACAATTAGTTGGATGCAAGTGAATACCTACGCAGAGACTTACCGGTGAGACGTTTAGCCGAGTTTGATAGAAAAGGATTCGAGTTAAAATATCGAGGGTGATGTTTTAGATATACGTTATCAAAAATGAGTGGAATCGGAGGAAGCTCGTCTCTGTCGGTCCGTCGTTTACCATTTAGGCCGATGGCTTGTAATCTTGTGACCAATCATTCTGTGGCAGCTAATTTTTGCAACAAAATTATATGTCACGCAATCGTACTAATTGGAAACAAGATCGATGTGGAAGCACGTAAACCAATCCACCACGTAACCCAATCAAGGTATGGTGTATCCTCTACCCGGATATATATGAAGCAAGAGTGGCAGGAGTATCGTTCAAGCTTCGCTCCCTGCGGTCATTCCGCCGTTGCCATACATAAGCAGGGGCACAGCTGCCGCTGCCTTCCATCAACCTCCAGTGGGCTTTCTCCGCAGTCATGGGCGGCAGCTTGGTCATGGCCGCCGAGGCCGTTTTGCTATCTCGCTCTGACTTCCTCTTCGCCTTCGTCTGCTTCGTCTTCTGCTACTACTTCTGCCAGATATTCCGGCGGTCGAACGTCCCGGTGAATTGGCCCGTAGCAGGAATGTTGCCGGGGCTTCTGCTCCGCTGTCGCCGCATCTACGACTGGGGCACCTGCTTGGTTCGGGAGGTCGGGTGCACCTTCGTCTTCCGCGGCCCGTGGTTGTTGGGCATGAACTATGTGTTGACGTGCGACCCCGCCAACCTGCAGCATATCTTCAGCGCCGGCTTCTCGAATTACCCCAAGGGCGAGGAGTTCTCGGAGATCTTCGACGTCCTAGGTGATGGCATCTTCAACTCCGACGGCGAGTTGTGGAAGAAGCAGAGGACGAGGGCCCATGGCCTCATCAGCAGCCGGAGCTTCCGGTCCTTCGTCGCCGGCTCCAGTCGACGCAAGGTGGAGCAGGGGTTGATTCCGCTGCTCGACGGAATCGCGCGGCAAGGGACGGTGGTCGACTTGCAGGATGTGTTCCTGAGGCTGACCTTCGACAACACTTGCCACCTGGTGTTTGGCGTCGATCCGTGTTGCCTCTCGATCGAGTTCCCGACCATCCCGTTTGCGAGGGCGTTGGACGATGCGATGGGGGCTCTGTTTCTCCGGCACATCGTGCCGCCAGCCTGGTGGAAGCTGATGAGATGGCTGGGAATCGGGGAGGAGAAGAAACTGGCAATGGCATGGAAAGAAATGGACCGTTTCATAGCGGAAAGAAC
Above is a genomic segment from Musa acuminata AAA Group cultivar baxijiao chromosome BXJ3-4, Cavendish_Baxijiao_AAA, whole genome shotgun sequence containing:
- the LOC103982646 gene encoding large ribosomal subunit protein eL37x — its product is MGKGTGSFGKRRNKTHTLCVRCGRRSFHLQKSRCGSCGYPAARIRKYNWSVKAIRRKTTGTGRMRYLRHVPRRFRSNFREGTEATPRKKSASAAV